ATGTTTGTCTTCGGAGCGATGCCTTCCGGGACGCGCATTGGATCAGGATTGGGCAGGATCGCCTCGATGCTGGCCATCGGCGGTGTTCGCATGATACGGACCACCACGGAATCTTCCACGAATACGCTGTCGAACGTGCATGCGCGCACCCGAAGCACCAAGCGCTGCCCAACCCGAGCGGAAGGAAAGATCTTGAAAGTCGTGTCGTAGATCGGGTGAGAGGTGCCGGGTCTCCCGTTGCGGCTGATCAGTTTGATCTGACTGCTGCGGACCCAACCCTTGCCGTCGAGGTTCCATTCCACCTTTTGGAACCGTTCCAGGTTCTTCTGGATCTCCGCCAGGACACGAACGGTCTGGCCTCTCCCCGCCTGAAGGGCGTCGGTCCCCGCTCCGAGGGATGAATCGGTCGCGAGAAAGGCCCATGGCTGATCCTCCGCAAGGGATTGCGCTCCTAAAGTCAGGATCGGGAGAAGGTTCTTGGCGGAAAACGGGGGGAACACCACGTCGCCGGCCTTGCTGGTGAATTTCGTCGAATCGCTCTTCCCGACCACTTTGCCCGAACTGTCGATCGCCTGCGCGATGGCGGTGAAGGAGTCCACTCCGACCTTGTATCGGAAATAGGCGAATCCACTGAATCGGCATTGGGGTGCGTTCCATTCCAACTCGATCCGGCGGACGCTGCTGTCGCCTTGCACGATGTCCATCCAGATTCCTCGCAAGGACTGGTCGTTGCCCTCCACGTTTCCGGAAAAATCGCGTTGGACCAGGTACAGATCCGGGGCGGTCCAGATGGTGGTGGGGACGGCCACCGAATGGATGGCTTGCCCGTCGCGGAGGTAGTCCAAAGTGTCGATCCAGCCACTGCCGGTTTCATGCGCGTCGAAGTTTTCCGACGTGATCTTGAAGCGGCCATTGTCGTCCGTGGTGTCGGCGATGCCCAATTTCCGCAAACGGACGATCACTTTCCCGAAGGGAGATGCGTCCTTGGTCAGTACACGTCCCTGGATGTCCAGGGAAGAATGCGTGTCGTCCGACCCTCCTGCGACCACGTGGGTCTTGTCGCAGGCTTGGAAAAAGGGGACGGTGGCGGCGAGAAGCGCCAGGGAGAAGCGTTGGAGACGTTTCATGGGGGTCACCGTTCCTGGGTGAGGGGGAAGAAAGCGAGGCAGAGGGAGTATACACGGTCGGCCGGTTCGGGGTCCTTGTGGGCGATGGAGCGGACCTCCGACCGGAATTTGTCCAGGCGCTCGCGGATGTGGGACAATCCGGATTGGGAGACATGGATGGTGGAGGTCGCGAAGTCGCGCGGTGGGCCGGGAGGCGACATGATCGCGTGGCGGGCGAGCTCGAACTGCTGCATCTGCAATTGCAGGACCATCTCGTCGCGGATGTCGTTTCCTGTCGAGAGGGTGGTTTCGGTGGGTTTCCAGAATCCGCGTTCGTCGCGACGCACCAGCCCCAGCTCTTCCATCAGGAGCACGGAGTCCTTGGCTTGCTTGGTGGTGATGGCAGGGCGCAGGCGCACGGCGAGCGCTTCCCAATCCTCGCCGTGGTCCTCGATGGCCAGTACCGCCCGCAAGGCCCCGTTCCACCAGGACTTGTAGTAGCGGTATTCCTTCGGGTCCAGGCGCCGGTAGGGAGTGCGGTTGAGCGAAACCAGTCGATCGAAGGCGACCTCGCGATCTTCCGGGGTATCTGATTGGTTGAACTGGACCAAGGTCCGGAAGTACCGGGCCTCGTCCACCGTCAGGTCCAACACCTGGGTGAAACGCTCCACGAAGAGCTCGGTCACCTTCTTGCCCGCCAGCACGTCCGTGAAGTACGAACGAGTATTGGGAAGGCCCAGCCGTTTACTCACTTCGCTTTTGGTGAGTTCCCGGTCGGAGGCGTTTCGGGTGGTCCACCAGTCGCGGAGAAACAGGCGGAAGTCGTTGTAGGCGAAAATGGAGGCATGTTCCATGGAGGTGAACGTACGGCCGGAAAGTGTGGGGGGCAAGGGAGTCGATGTGCATCCAGCGTAGTACAAAATGGCTCCAAATGGCCAAATAGACCATATTCTAAGCTGATGATAGACGTCCTTTGTCTGATTTGGTTGAATCTGCGTAGTGCAAATAGGGCTGGCAAAAGGACTGAGCGAAGGTCCCAAGTCGGGAAAATTCTCCTTCCAGAGGGCCTGCCGCCTCGGAAATGCACCAATTGAAGGATGCGGTTCTCCATTTCTGAGAATCAATCGCGACTTGTTGCTACTTTTCCTCGCCTTCTACCAGATTAGAGGGAATGTGCATGGATGGAGGGTCTCCTCCGTCCGATGCGCGTGACCTGTCATTCACAACGGGAGATCAGCGGAGTGAACGATCGTTCCGAAACCACGGTGAGCG
This DNA window, taken from Fibrobacterota bacterium, encodes the following:
- a CDS encoding TIGR02147 family protein is translated as MPPTLSGRTFTSMEHASIFAYNDFRLFLRDWWTTRNASDRELTKSEVSKRLGLPNTRSYFTDVLAGKKVTELFVERFTQVLDLTVDEARYFRTLVQFNQSDTPEDREVAFDRLVSLNRTPYRRLDPKEYRYYKSWWNGALRAVLAIEDHGEDWEALAVRLRPAITTKQAKDSVLLMEELGLVRRDERGFWKPTETTLSTGNDIRDEMVLQLQMQQFELARHAIMSPPGPPRDFATSTIHVSQSGLSHIRERLDKFRSEVRSIAHKDPEPADRVYSLCLAFFPLTQER